The following coding sequences are from one Niveibacterium umoris window:
- the dksA gene encoding RNA polymerase-binding protein DksA, whose translation MAEEIYRHFKPYEPKKGEQYMNEKQLAHFRSILEAWKLDLQSDIERTVHTMQDEATAFADPNDRASQESDIALELRNRDRERKLVKKIDQTLARIDANDYGYCDSCGVEIGLKRLEARPTATQCIDCKTLDELRERQVAR comes from the coding sequence ATGGCTGAGGAGATCTACCGCCACTTCAAGCCCTACGAGCCAAAGAAGGGCGAGCAGTACATGAACGAGAAGCAACTGGCTCATTTCCGTTCAATCCTCGAAGCGTGGAAGCTGGATCTGCAGTCCGACATTGAACGCACGGTCCACACCATGCAGGATGAAGCGACCGCTTTCGCCGACCCCAACGACCGTGCCAGCCAGGAATCGGACATCGCACTGGAGCTGCGCAACAGGGACCGCGAGCGCAAGCTGGTCAAGAAGATCGACCAGACGCTCGCGCGGATCGACGCCAACGATTATGGCTATTGCGATAGCTGTGGCGTGGAGATCGGATTGAAGCGTTTGGAGGCGCGCCCCACCGCGACCCAATGCATTGACTGCAAGACACTGGACGAACTGCGGGAACGTCAGGTCGCGCGTTAA
- a CDS encoding D-amino acid dehydrogenase, translating into MRIVIVGAGLEGVVSAWYLANNGHEVTVVERREGPALETSFANGGQVSVSHPEPWANPRAPMQILRWLGREDAPLLFRMPAEWARWRWGMAFLRECTPGRTRRNTEAIAHLAAYSLQCLRSLRAEAGLEYHAERRGVLHLFFDRDEFRRAPQRAIELKRCGLHAAVVTTAECIALEPALQACKDRLLGGLHGQDDESGDAHLFAERLADRLASRGIRFIYSTTVAAVTRDGDRVSGVRLVTADGEDTALSCDAVVVCAGPWSEQLLAPFGLRLPIYPVKGYSVTLPVVDEARAPHVSLTDETRRIVCSRLGDRLRVAGTAELNGFDTAPNPARTASLLRWVETHLPGATDTTAAEVWNGLRPATPNNLPLIGATPLKGLWLNTGHGTLGWTLACGSGAALADLIAGRKPQVAGFPFS; encoded by the coding sequence ATGAGAATTGTCATAGTCGGCGCCGGACTCGAAGGCGTAGTCAGCGCGTGGTATCTGGCAAATAACGGCCATGAAGTTACTGTCGTGGAGCGCCGCGAGGGGCCAGCCCTGGAGACGAGTTTCGCCAACGGCGGCCAGGTATCGGTGAGCCACCCCGAACCATGGGCCAACCCGCGCGCGCCGATGCAGATCCTGCGCTGGCTCGGACGCGAAGATGCGCCTTTGCTGTTCCGCATGCCCGCCGAATGGGCGCGCTGGCGCTGGGGCATGGCCTTCCTGCGCGAATGCACGCCGGGGCGGACCCGGCGCAACACCGAAGCCATCGCCCATCTGGCGGCATATAGCCTGCAATGCCTGCGAAGCCTTCGGGCCGAAGCGGGGCTCGAATACCATGCCGAGCGCCGCGGAGTGCTGCATCTTTTCTTTGACCGCGACGAATTCCGACGCGCGCCGCAGCGCGCCATCGAACTCAAGCGCTGCGGTTTACACGCAGCGGTCGTGACTACCGCCGAGTGCATTGCGCTCGAGCCTGCACTGCAGGCGTGCAAGGACAGGCTTCTTGGCGGCCTGCATGGCCAGGACGACGAATCCGGCGATGCCCACCTGTTCGCCGAGCGACTCGCCGATCGACTCGCCTCCCGAGGTATTCGCTTCATCTACTCGACGACGGTAGCGGCGGTCACGCGAGACGGCGACCGCGTCAGTGGCGTTCGCCTCGTCACTGCGGACGGCGAAGACACTGCGCTCAGTTGCGACGCGGTCGTAGTCTGCGCCGGCCCGTGGAGCGAACAACTCCTCGCCCCCTTCGGGCTGCGCCTTCCGATCTACCCGGTGAAGGGATACTCGGTGACCCTGCCGGTCGTCGATGAGGCGCGCGCACCGCATGTCAGCCTTACCGACGAGACGCGACGGATCGTCTGCTCGCGATTGGGCGATCGCCTGCGTGTCGCCGGAACAGCCGAGTTGAATGGCTTCGACACCGCACCGAACCCGGCCCGCACCGCATCACTGCTGCGCTGGGTGGAAACGCACCTGCCGGGCGCGACGGATACGACGGCGGCAGAGGTCTGGAACGGGTTGCGCCCCGCTACGCCGAACAACCTGCCGCTGATTGGCGCGACCCCACTGAAGGGGCTGTGGCTCAACACCGGACACGGCACTCTGGGCTGGACGCTTGCCTGCGGCTCAGGGGCAGCTCTGGCCGACCTGATTGCGGGGCGCAAGCCACAAGTCGCAGGCTTCCCCTTCAGCTAG
- the ffh gene encoding signal recognition particle protein, whose amino-acid sequence MLDNLTQRLAKVVKTMRGQARLTEDNISEMMREVRLALLEADVALPVVKDFINRVKEKAVGQDVIGSLTPGQALVGVVHRELAELMGGTQSALNLATQPPAIILMAGLQGAGKTTTVGKLAKMLREKQKKKVLTVSCDIYRPAAIDQLQAVSQQAGAEFFPSNIEQKPIDIANAAIDYARRHYFDILLVDTAGRLAIDEAMMAEIKALHAAINPIETLFVVDAMLGQDAVNTARAFNEALPLTGVVLTKLDGDARGGAALSVRHVTGKPIKFTGVGEKLTGLDEFHPDRMASRILGMGDILSLVEEARQNVDEEQAKAFAQKLKSGKGFDLNDFKNQISQMRKMGGLSSLMDKMPAQFAQAASQLQGGVEEKAIRRIEGIINSMTPNERGKPELIKASRKRRIAAGAGVQVQEVNRLLNQFEQTQKVMKQLSKGGMGKLMRSMKGMLPGMMR is encoded by the coding sequence ATGCTCGATAACCTGACTCAAAGGCTTGCCAAGGTCGTCAAGACCATGCGCGGTCAAGCCCGCCTGACCGAAGACAACATCTCCGAAATGATGCGGGAGGTGCGGCTTGCCTTGCTCGAAGCCGACGTCGCCTTGCCGGTCGTGAAGGACTTCATCAATCGGGTGAAGGAAAAGGCGGTTGGCCAGGACGTTATCGGATCGCTGACACCGGGCCAGGCGCTGGTTGGCGTCGTGCATCGCGAACTCGCCGAATTGATGGGCGGTACACAATCGGCGCTAAATCTTGCAACGCAACCGCCTGCGATCATTCTGATGGCCGGCTTGCAGGGCGCAGGCAAGACCACGACCGTGGGCAAGCTCGCCAAGATGCTGCGCGAGAAGCAGAAGAAGAAGGTTCTGACGGTATCGTGCGACATCTATCGCCCGGCCGCCATCGATCAGCTGCAGGCCGTTTCGCAGCAGGCGGGCGCCGAGTTCTTCCCGTCAAACATTGAACAGAAGCCGATCGACATCGCCAACGCGGCGATCGATTACGCGCGCCGTCACTACTTCGACATCCTGCTGGTCGACACCGCAGGTCGTCTGGCGATCGACGAAGCCATGATGGCCGAGATCAAGGCGCTGCACGCCGCGATCAACCCGATCGAAACGCTGTTCGTGGTCGATGCCATGCTTGGGCAAGATGCGGTGAATACTGCGCGCGCCTTCAACGAGGCGTTGCCGCTCACCGGTGTTGTGCTGACCAAGCTCGATGGCGATGCACGCGGCGGTGCGGCGCTTTCAGTGCGCCATGTGACCGGCAAACCGATCAAGTTCACCGGCGTGGGCGAAAAACTCACCGGGCTCGACGAGTTCCACCCGGATCGCATGGCCAGCCGCATCCTCGGCATGGGCGACATTCTTTCGCTGGTCGAAGAAGCCCGACAGAACGTCGATGAGGAGCAGGCCAAAGCGTTTGCGCAGAAGCTCAAGAGCGGCAAGGGCTTCGATCTGAACGACTTCAAGAACCAGATCTCGCAGATGCGCAAGATGGGGGGCTTGTCGTCGCTGATGGACAAGATGCCCGCTCAGTTTGCGCAGGCCGCTTCGCAATTGCAGGGCGGTGTCGAGGAGAAGGCGATCCGCCGCATCGAAGGCATCATCAATTCGATGACGCCGAATGAGCGCGGCAAGCCGGAACTGATCAAGGCCAGCCGCAAGCGTCGCATTGCTGCGGGCGCCGGGGTTCAGGTGCAGGAAGTCAACCGCCTGCTGAACCAGTTCGAACAGACCCAGAAAGTCATGAAGCAGCTTTCCAAGGGCGGCATGGGCAAGCTGATGCGCTCGATGAAGGGCATGCTGCCCGGCATGATGCGTTAA
- a CDS encoding porin, producing MQKKLIAVAIAGLAAVPAFAADTSVTLYGLIDMGASWRGNNYDNATAARTGVDSGQMNGSRLGVRGSEEIMPGLKANFRFEAGIAADIGGSNQGTVSTGQKTTKVCTNAACTTTANAVTTEQTTNQRVWGRASWVGLQGDYAEMRLGRMYTPKFNMYADNIDPFGLGSVAETNNIFTHIVARADNAVYVTTPFFGNVFAVEAMYSTKTSGDEAAANAGDTRLIDIQPKLKFGPATFFVDYTQQNVHNATTKKGSVDAGVAADFKVVKATLAYARVKDETVAKVNGSTRGWDRWNVAGTVPMGNLSLLAQYSYSKDRNSLKEKAEQIGFGGLYSLSKRTTVYSVYSKINTDPSVKSGYEVADATNSGNGYRAGFNLGVRHTF from the coding sequence ATGCAAAAGAAACTGATCGCCGTGGCAATTGCCGGCCTGGCTGCTGTTCCGGCCTTTGCTGCTGACACCAGCGTGACCCTCTACGGCCTGATCGACATGGGCGCTTCGTGGCGTGGTAACAACTACGACAACGCCACTGCTGCACGGACTGGCGTGGATAGCGGTCAGATGAACGGTTCCCGTCTGGGCGTTCGCGGTTCTGAAGAGATCATGCCGGGGCTGAAGGCTAACTTCCGTTTTGAGGCTGGCATCGCCGCGGACATCGGCGGTAGCAACCAGGGCACGGTAAGCACCGGCCAAAAGACCACCAAGGTTTGCACCAATGCAGCTTGCACAACGACCGCCAATGCGGTGACGACTGAGCAAACCACGAACCAGCGTGTCTGGGGTCGTGCCAGCTGGGTTGGCCTGCAGGGTGATTACGCGGAAATGCGCCTCGGCCGCATGTACACCCCGAAGTTCAACATGTACGCCGACAATATCGACCCGTTCGGTCTGGGTTCGGTTGCAGAAACCAACAACATCTTCACCCACATCGTTGCGCGTGCGGACAACGCCGTCTACGTGACGACCCCGTTCTTCGGCAACGTCTTTGCCGTGGAAGCGATGTACTCGACCAAGACATCGGGCGACGAAGCTGCGGCCAATGCGGGCGATACGCGCCTGATCGACATCCAGCCGAAACTCAAGTTCGGCCCGGCCACCTTCTTTGTTGACTACACTCAGCAGAACGTCCACAACGCGACCACCAAGAAGGGCTCCGTGGATGCCGGCGTCGCAGCTGACTTCAAGGTTGTCAAGGCAACGCTCGCATACGCCCGTGTGAAGGATGAAACGGTGGCGAAGGTGAACGGCTCGACCCGCGGCTGGGATCGCTGGAACGTTGCTGGCACGGTGCCGATGGGCAACCTGTCGCTTCTGGCCCAGTACTCCTATTCGAAGGATCGCAACAGCCTGAAGGAAAAAGCTGAGCAGATCGGTTTCGGCGGCCTTTACAGCCTCTCGAAGCGCACCACGGTTTACTCGGTTTATTCGAAGATCAACACGGATCCGTCGGTCAAGAGCGGCTACGAAGTGGCTGATGCGACCAACTCGGGTAATGGCTACCGCGCAGGTTTCAACCTTGGCGTGCGCCACACGTTCTGA
- a CDS encoding BamA/TamA family outer membrane protein, protein MLALTPARNSVRSTRINRYARLAVVIAFGMAAVGLSAAPLQLIAPGSVRPLILKHVSAFDRDQTGDAESDQVSDEGDTLARIRRARKEIPALLETEGYFSPRLEVEQPPGEVATIRVEVGRRALVKEVSIRFEGEIALDDEVSRKRRAALIAGWSLPESAPFTQAGWSSAKSRLLADVSSRDYAAARIAHSAVDIDPERGAARLLVVIDSGPAFRLGKIDVQGLALYDRSLLERYNTLQEGEPYDYDRLVALQNALQGTAYFSGAIVEIDRDPAMAAASPVRIAITEATPRRFGVGVGYSSNTGARSELNYRDANLFARAWELNSSVRLEEKRQSAFADVFLPQTPSGFRDALGVTMLTENIENLETTRFSIGVQRMRTLQRTTVRTSLNYQREITHPQGAEEQISSALTLNYGADLRTVDNPIDPQHGYSLGFQIGGGARVLLSDQNFLRLYGRAQYYQPLGASGMLIVRGETGYTIAPSSSGIPQDFLFRTGGSQSVRGYDYQSLGVKQGDAIVGGRTLLVLSSEYVYWLSGPWGVATFVDTGDAKDTWKDMRLKLGYGLGGRWKSPAGPLGIDVGYGHEDRKFRLHFTLAVAF, encoded by the coding sequence GTGCTCGCTCTCACCCCGGCCCGAAACTCCGTCCGCTCGACGCGGATCAACCGCTACGCTCGGCTTGCGGTGGTGATTGCATTCGGCATGGCAGCCGTTGGCCTGAGCGCCGCGCCCTTGCAGTTGATCGCCCCTGGATCTGTACGTCCCCTGATCCTGAAGCACGTTTCTGCATTCGATCGCGATCAGACGGGCGACGCGGAGTCCGATCAGGTGTCAGACGAGGGCGACACGCTCGCCCGTATTCGTCGCGCACGGAAGGAAATCCCCGCACTGCTCGAGACGGAAGGCTATTTCTCGCCCCGTCTGGAGGTCGAACAGCCGCCCGGAGAGGTAGCCACCATCCGCGTCGAGGTGGGGCGGCGAGCGCTGGTCAAAGAGGTGTCGATCCGATTCGAGGGCGAGATTGCGCTTGATGATGAGGTGAGCCGCAAACGGCGCGCAGCGTTGATTGCGGGCTGGAGTCTCCCGGAGTCGGCACCGTTTACCCAGGCCGGCTGGTCGTCGGCCAAATCCAGGCTGCTTGCGGATGTATCGAGTCGCGACTATGCCGCGGCACGCATCGCGCACTCAGCGGTAGATATCGATCCTGAGCGCGGCGCAGCGCGTCTCCTCGTCGTGATCGATTCGGGGCCGGCTTTCCGGCTGGGGAAAATCGACGTACAGGGTCTCGCGCTGTACGACCGATCCTTGCTGGAGCGCTACAACACGCTACAAGAGGGCGAGCCCTACGACTACGACCGCCTTGTTGCGTTGCAGAACGCGCTGCAGGGGACCGCCTATTTCTCCGGCGCAATCGTGGAAATCGATCGTGATCCCGCCATGGCCGCTGCATCGCCGGTGCGCATTGCGATTACGGAGGCAACGCCACGGCGTTTCGGCGTGGGCGTGGGCTACAGCAGCAATACCGGCGCGCGATCCGAACTCAACTATCGCGACGCAAACCTCTTTGCGCGGGCCTGGGAACTCAACAGTTCTGTGCGCCTGGAAGAAAAGCGCCAGTCGGCGTTTGCCGACGTATTCCTTCCGCAAACGCCCTCGGGCTTCCGGGATGCGCTGGGCGTCACGATGCTGACCGAAAACATCGAGAACCTGGAAACAACCCGATTTTCGATTGGTGTGCAGCGCATGCGCACCCTTCAACGAACCACGGTACGTACAAGCCTCAACTACCAGCGCGAGATCACCCATCCGCAGGGGGCCGAAGAACAGATCAGCAGTGCTCTCACCCTTAACTATGGGGCGGACCTGCGCACGGTGGACAATCCCATTGATCCACAACATGGCTACAGCCTGGGGTTTCAGATCGGTGGCGGGGCCCGCGTGCTGCTCTCTGATCAGAACTTTCTGCGTCTGTACGGGCGTGCGCAGTATTACCAGCCGCTCGGTGCCAGTGGCATGCTGATCGTGCGTGGCGAAACCGGCTACACGATCGCGCCATCGAGCAGCGGCATCCCGCAGGATTTTCTCTTTCGTACCGGCGGCTCCCAGTCCGTGCGGGGATACGACTATCAGAGCCTCGGGGTGAAGCAGGGCGATGCCATCGTGGGCGGCAGGACGCTGTTGGTGCTCAGTTCGGAATACGTTTACTGGCTCAGCGGACCTTGGGGGGTCGCCACCTTTGTCGATACCGGAGATGCCAAGGACACCTGGAAAGACATGCGACTCAAGCTCGGTTACGGGCTTGGTGGAAGGTGGAAGAGTCCGGCAGGGCCGCTTGGCATCGATGTTGGTTACGGCCATGAAGATCGCAAGTTCCGCCTTCACTTCACATTAGCGGTTGCCTTTTGA
- a CDS encoding class 1 fructose-bisphosphatase: MRRVTLTQYLIEQQREHQRIPVNLRLQIEVVARAVKAISVNVGKGAIAGVLGEAGTDNVQGEAQKQLDVVANEILLLSNEWGGHLAAMASEEMPLPYAIPNRYPKGEYLLLFDPLDGSSNIDVNISVGTIFSVLRCPEGAEADERAFLQPGTQQVAAGYALYGPQTLLVLTVGDGVVGFTLDREFGTWVLTNPDMRIPEDTREYAINASNARFWDPAIRRYIGELVAGKEGPRGKDFNMRWVASMVADVHRLLTRGGIFMYPRDKRDPSKPGRLRLMYEANPMSMIVEQAGGAASTGYQRILDVQPEQLHQRIPVVLGSRNEVERVAQYYAEA; the protein is encoded by the coding sequence ATGCGTCGTGTCACACTCACGCAATACCTGATCGAGCAGCAGCGCGAGCATCAACGGATTCCAGTGAATCTGCGCCTGCAGATCGAAGTGGTGGCGCGCGCCGTCAAGGCGATCAGCGTCAACGTCGGCAAAGGCGCGATCGCCGGCGTGCTGGGCGAGGCGGGTACCGACAACGTACAGGGCGAGGCGCAGAAGCAACTCGACGTGGTCGCCAACGAGATCCTGTTGCTCTCCAACGAGTGGGGCGGGCATCTGGCTGCGATGGCCTCCGAGGAAATGCCGCTGCCGTATGCGATCCCGAACCGCTACCCCAAGGGCGAATACCTGCTGCTGTTCGACCCGCTCGATGGCTCCTCGAACATCGATGTGAACATCTCGGTCGGCACCATATTCTCGGTCTTGCGGTGCCCCGAAGGCGCCGAAGCGGATGAACGTGCCTTCCTGCAGCCGGGCACGCAGCAGGTGGCCGCCGGCTATGCGCTGTATGGCCCCCAGACCCTGCTCGTGCTCACCGTGGGCGACGGTGTGGTCGGATTTACGCTCGATCGCGAATTCGGCACCTGGGTGCTCACCAACCCTGACATGCGGATTCCCGAAGATACGCGTGAATACGCAATCAATGCCTCGAACGCCCGGTTCTGGGACCCCGCAATCCGTCGCTACATCGGCGAACTGGTGGCGGGGAAAGAGGGGCCGCGCGGCAAGGACTTCAACATGCGATGGGTGGCGTCGATGGTGGCTGACGTACACCGGCTGCTGACGCGCGGCGGCATCTTCATGTATCCGCGCGACAAGCGCGATCCGAGCAAGCCCGGGCGTTTGCGCCTGATGTACGAAGCCAACCCGATGTCGATGATTGTGGAGCAGGCGGGCGGGGCAGCATCTACCGGTTATCAACGGATTCTTGATGTGCAGCCGGAGCAACTCCACCAGCGTATTCCGGTTGTGCTTGGGTCTCGCAACGAGGTGGAGCGCGTCGCCCAATACTACGCGGAAGCCTGA
- the miaA gene encoding tRNA (adenosine(37)-N6)-dimethylallyltransferase MiaA, translating to MSASSARPDAIALIGPTASGKTACALDLARHLPCEIISVDSALVFRDMNIGTAKPTHEELASCPHHLIDLIDPTDAYSAAQFRADAIRLIGEIRARDRLPLLVGGTMLYLKALHDGLSDLPQADADLRRAIDREAATRGWPALHADLAKLDPDAAAQLKPNDAQRIQRALEIVRLTGRSLAENYARREDDSDTPSLAIIALEPSDRGVLHARIAARFGQMLAAGLVGEVEALRARYPLQSGMPSMRCVGYRQAWEHLDGEYGTDELRDRGIFATRQLAKRQITWQRKFASTWSELRVIDCLREDLTDAVREEALRALAG from the coding sequence TTGTCAGCCTCCTCCGCCCGCCCCGATGCTATCGCGCTGATCGGCCCGACCGCCAGCGGAAAGACCGCATGCGCGCTTGATCTCGCGCGTCACCTCCCGTGCGAGATCATCAGCGTGGACTCTGCGCTGGTGTTCCGCGACATGAATATCGGCACCGCCAAGCCGACGCATGAAGAGCTCGCGTCGTGCCCGCACCACCTGATAGACCTGATCGACCCGACCGACGCGTACTCGGCCGCGCAGTTCCGCGCCGATGCGATTCGCTTGATCGGCGAAATCCGGGCCCGCGATCGCCTTCCGCTCCTGGTTGGCGGAACGATGCTGTACCTGAAAGCGCTGCACGACGGCCTTTCCGATCTACCTCAGGCGGATGCGGATCTGCGTCGCGCGATCGACCGTGAAGCAGCGACACGGGGCTGGCCCGCCCTCCATGCCGATCTTGCGAAGCTCGACCCCGATGCCGCCGCGCAACTCAAGCCGAACGATGCGCAGCGTATCCAGCGTGCGCTCGAGATTGTGCGGCTTACCGGCCGTTCACTCGCCGAGAATTACGCCCGGCGCGAGGACGACAGCGATACGCCTTCACTGGCCATCATCGCGCTGGAGCCTTCGGACCGCGGCGTCCTGCACGCACGAATCGCCGCTCGGTTCGGGCAGATGCTCGCGGCGGGACTCGTCGGCGAGGTTGAGGCCTTGAGAGCACGCTACCCGCTTCAATCCGGCATGCCTTCGATGCGCTGCGTGGGCTACCGCCAAGCTTGGGAACACCTGGATGGCGAATACGGGACCGACGAACTGCGCGATCGCGGCATCTTCGCCACCCGACAGCTTGCCAAGCGACAGATCACGTGGCAGCGCAAATTCGCCAGCACTTGGTCAGAACTCCGCGTGATTGATTGCCTTCGCGAAGATCTAACGGATGCCGTGCGTGAAGAGGCACTCCGCGCGCTCGCGGGTTGA